From the genome of Rhizobacter sp. AJA081-3:
AAGGACATCGTGCTGGCCATCATCGGCCGCATCGGCACGGCTGGCGGTACCGGCTACACCATCGAATTCGGCGGCGCCGCGATCCGTGCCTTGAGCATGGAAGGGCGGATGACGGTTTGCAACATGGCCATCGAGGCGGGCGCGCGCGCCGGCCTGGTGGCGGTGGACGAGACGACGATCGCCTACGTGAAGGGCCGGCCGTTCTCGCCCGCCGGCCTCGAGTGGGAGCAGGCGGCCGCCTACTGGCGCACGCTGCGCTCCGACGACGACGCGGCCTGGGACGCGGTCGTCGAACTCGACGCCGCGCAGATCCGCCCGCAGGTCACCTGGGGCACCTCGCCGGAGATGGTGCTGTCCATCGAGGACCGCGTGCCCGACCCCGACCGCGAGAAGGACGCCAACAAGCGCGGCGCGATGGAGCGCGCGCTGCAGTACATGGCGCTGGAGCCAAACAAGCCGATCGCCGACATCCGCATCGACAAGGTGTTCATCGGCTCGTGCACCAACTCCCGCATCGAGGACCTGCGCGAGGCCGCCGCCGTGGTGCGCCGCCTGGGCGGCCGGGTCGCCTCGACGGTGAAGCTGGCGATGGTGGTGCCGGGCTCGGGCCTGGTGAAGGCGCAGGCCGAGCGCGAGGGGCTGGACAAGGTGTTCATCGCCGCCGGCTTCGAGTGGCGCGAGCCGGGCTGCTCGATGTGCCTGGCGATGAACT
Proteins encoded in this window:
- the leuC gene encoding 3-isopropylmalate dehydratase large subunit; this translates as MPRTLYDKLWDEHVVHTEEDGTSVLYIDRHLVHEVTSPQAFEGLRLAGRKPWRVSSIVATADHNTPTTGWELGYDGITDPISKQQVTTLNANIKAFGAAAFFPFLDKRQGIVHVIGPEQGATLPGMTVVCGDSHTSTHGAFGALAHGIGTSEVEHVLATQTLLAKKAKNMLVRVDGTLARGCSAKDIVLAIIGRIGTAGGTGYTIEFGGAAIRALSMEGRMTVCNMAIEAGARAGLVAVDETTIAYVKGRPFSPAGLEWEQAAAYWRTLRSDDDAAWDAVVELDAAQIRPQVTWGTSPEMVLSIEDRVPDPDREKDANKRGAMERALQYMALEPNKPIADIRIDKVFIGSCTNSRIEDLREAAAVVRRLGGRVASTVKLAMVVPGSGLVKAQAEREGLDKVFIAAGFEWREPGCSMCLAMNSDRLEPGERCASTSNRNFEGRQGAGGRTHLVSPAMAAAAAIEGHFVDVRRIA